The genomic window GGGGATCTTCACGGCCCTGTTGTTCAGTCCCAATGAATGGGTGTTCGCCAAGGCGACGGACATGCCCTTCCTCGTTCCCGCCCTCGTGGAAATGATGCTGGAGTGCAGGGACGGATACGATGTCGTCGTTCCGGTTTCCCGCGGCCAACACGAGCCTCTGTTCGCCCTGTACCACCGGCGCTGCACACCGGCCGTGGGCCAGGCCCTCGAACAGGGGGAAAAGAAAATCGTGTCCTTCTATGGGAAAGTGCGGGTTCACGCGCTTGCGGAGGAGCAGTGGCGCCGCGCGGACCCTGAAGGGCTGAGTTTCCTCAATGTGAACACGCCTGAGGATATGGAAAAGCTCAAATGGATTTGAAAGAAGCCGCAGCACTGGCGCTGAGCATGACGCCCCGTCCCGTGGTGGAGGACGTCGGGCTGCAGGAAGCCCTGGGCCGCGTGCTCGGCCGAAGCATCGCGGCCGGCCGCGATATCCCGGCCGAGGCCCGGTCGCGGCTGGACGGCTATGCCGTTCGAAGCGAAGACCTGGCCGGAGCGGCTGCCGCCGCTCCGGTGTCTTTGCGCGTCCTTGCCGGGGTCTTCCCCGCCGGATACGCGTCGGAAACGACGGTCGGGCCGGGTTGGTGCGCCAGGGTCCTGACGGGCGCCCCCGTACCGTGCGGAGCGGATCTTG from Syntrophobacter fumaroxidans MPOB includes these protein-coding regions:
- a CDS encoding molybdenum cofactor guanylyltransferase, which codes for MITGAVLAGGKSLRYGRNKSLEVFEGRRLIDRIAESIRAFCAPVFIVANDLSPYYDVDATLVRDIIPHQGPLGGIFTALLFSPNEWVFAKATDMPFLVPALVEMMLECRDGYDVVVPVSRGQHEPLFALYHRRCTPAVGQALEQGEKKIVSFYGKVRVHALAEEQWRRADPEGLSFLNVNTPEDMEKLKWI